A genomic region of Oceaniferula marina contains the following coding sequences:
- a CDS encoding family 20 glycosylhydrolase — translation MIRPLIAVLFALSTMHAVASTWTLPTPDSTQSKVSLIPYPVEVNWQHQDTAVHGPIKISTPYQSDDAGSGHLSNHIAQIFKESRVPSSAKTPAAHYHIQLIEGNVSEARISNEAYTLETKPNGVTITARHPHGFFNGLQTFRQLLYHNGDSLMVAGCKIRDWPAFQTRGVMLDVGRNYMSPDFIKQQVDRLARYKINVLHLHFTEDAAWRLQIKQHPQLTQAKFHWPTRQPGKHYTHEEIRDLVAYCQARHISVIPEIDMPGHSEAFRHAMGVDMQSPEGIRILKEVIDEVVSLFPAKSIHLGSDEVKIRMPEFMPTMVDYVRSLGKQVIVWSPGNQPAKKVINMHWGDHNGHQVDPEMKHLSTIGFYMDWIDSQSGVYQYFFQQPCDVPYGNQNAMGAVTCVWTDGALSNEKRVLTQYPFYPCSLTFAERIWRGAHQARPDLYAKLPQPGTPAYNAFAEFETRLTDHRDKFFKDLPFAYVKQSHIPWRLIGPFDHHGVNDRSFGPEQAIQDSYRDGNRTLTWEHQPAWGSAIHLRHHYSVFNLHQNQVAPDYWPATMNHRVGKGGGTCYALQYIHSPQSQSIHLMFGIGGQWGHSGGYRTARAPSQGSWDFSGGDLWLNDQRVTPPHWPFKSLPWSGWRKGRIEHAPLTEEGYFFRPPVPVTLQQGWNKILVRIPFGWWKEDKGQRKWFFNCVPVSWDGTHYREVDQLQYATTQDHTPNPPQSK, via the coding sequence ATGATCCGTCCATTGATTGCAGTCCTGTTTGCATTATCGACAATGCATGCCGTGGCATCCACGTGGACGCTTCCCACACCTGATTCCACTCAATCAAAGGTCAGCCTGATTCCCTACCCTGTCGAGGTCAACTGGCAGCATCAGGATACGGCCGTCCACGGCCCCATCAAAATCAGCACACCTTATCAGTCGGACGACGCGGGCAGCGGTCATCTATCCAATCACATCGCTCAAATATTCAAGGAGAGCCGAGTGCCATCGTCAGCGAAAACCCCTGCTGCTCACTATCACATCCAACTCATTGAAGGCAACGTCTCAGAAGCTCGTATTTCTAACGAAGCCTACACACTGGAAACAAAGCCTAACGGAGTCACCATTACGGCCCGACACCCGCATGGTTTTTTCAATGGTTTACAAACGTTCAGGCAATTGCTCTACCACAATGGGGACTCCCTGATGGTGGCTGGCTGTAAAATTCGTGACTGGCCCGCCTTCCAAACCCGCGGTGTCATGCTCGATGTCGGACGCAACTACATGTCTCCAGATTTCATCAAACAACAAGTGGATCGACTCGCCCGTTATAAAATCAACGTGCTCCACTTGCACTTCACCGAAGATGCTGCGTGGCGCTTGCAAATCAAACAACACCCCCAACTCACCCAAGCGAAATTCCACTGGCCAACACGCCAACCCGGAAAACACTACACACACGAGGAAATCAGAGATCTTGTCGCCTATTGTCAGGCGCGCCACATCTCCGTGATTCCTGAAATTGATATGCCCGGTCACAGCGAAGCCTTCCGCCACGCCATGGGAGTCGATATGCAAAGCCCGGAAGGTATCCGCATTCTGAAAGAGGTGATTGACGAAGTCGTCAGCCTCTTTCCTGCCAAATCGATTCATCTTGGCTCCGATGAAGTAAAAATACGTATGCCGGAATTTATGCCGACCATGGTCGATTACGTGCGTAGCTTGGGAAAACAGGTCATCGTTTGGAGTCCCGGGAACCAACCCGCCAAAAAGGTCATCAACATGCATTGGGGTGATCATAACGGCCACCAAGTGGACCCAGAAATGAAGCATCTTTCGACCATCGGCTTTTATATGGACTGGATCGACTCGCAATCCGGGGTCTATCAATATTTTTTCCAGCAGCCTTGTGATGTCCCGTATGGCAACCAAAATGCTATGGGCGCCGTTACCTGTGTGTGGACTGACGGGGCGCTAAGCAACGAAAAGCGGGTCCTCACCCAATACCCGTTTTACCCATGTTCACTGACCTTTGCCGAACGCATCTGGAGAGGAGCTCATCAAGCGCGTCCCGATCTCTACGCCAAACTCCCCCAACCCGGAACCCCGGCTTATAACGCCTTCGCTGAGTTTGAAACGCGTCTGACAGACCACCGCGACAAATTCTTCAAAGACCTCCCATTTGCCTATGTCAAACAAAGTCACATTCCGTGGCGCTTGATCGGCCCCTTTGACCACCATGGGGTCAATGACAGATCATTCGGTCCGGAACAGGCGATTCAGGACAGTTATCGTGACGGGAATCGAACCCTCACTTGGGAGCATCAACCGGCCTGGGGAAGCGCCATTCACTTGCGGCACCACTACTCCGTGTTCAATCTCCACCAGAATCAGGTTGCTCCCGACTACTGGCCAGCCACGATGAACCACCGTGTCGGCAAAGGCGGAGGAACCTGCTATGCGCTCCAATATATTCACAGCCCCCAATCGCAATCCATCCACTTAATGTTTGGTATCGGTGGGCAATGGGGCCACTCCGGAGGCTACCGAACGGCCCGGGCGCCCTCTCAAGGGTCTTGGGATTTCTCCGGTGGCGATCTCTGGCTCAACGATCAACGGGTCACTCCACCCCACTGGCCATTCAAAAGCCTACCCTGGAGTGGTTGGCGCAAAGGCAGGATCGAACACGCCCCACTAACAGAAGAAGGGTATTTCTTTCGCCCACCTGTTCCTGTCACCCTCCAACAAGGTTGGAATAAAATTCTGGTCCGCATTCCATTCGGATGGTGGAAAGAGGACAAAGGTCAACGCAAGTGGTTCTTCAACTGCGTTCCAGTGAGCTGGGACGGCACCCACTACCGCGAAGTTGATCAACTTCAATACGCAACCACACAAGATCACACACCAAACCCACCACAGTCAAAATGA
- a CDS encoding sialidase family protein: MKRHLIVSALLTPLSFAAEAPYIVATPPADAGRGLIRVSDKEIRHYPGKGGKQMLQSLDNGETWKLVPLPASYPGATCLSKESPAIAQNPVSKEFIRFEPLYRGKNNDDGVYITEGGIDGKWNLVRDKDGNSVRPGGILRNPLWVNQNKRIVIPGHGGGCYTWYSDDQGLSWQRSNKIQSPPHQLGGIHKGTRWNHGMVEATLVELKNKKLWMVARTAQDQHYQSFSSDFGKTWSKAEPSRFWGTITMPTFHRLDDGRILFLWSNTTALPEIETATGRGEDAFTNRDTIHAAISEDEGKTWIGFRELILDEHRNRGDYGTFNGSQDRGKHQAEVVQLDQNRVLYSCGQHAMHRRLMIMDVRWLYEKERSSDLAKDGTKDWTTHQFIAKYVGHCAYNRTHGAQVEDGALRLRRVEASNLTNPNQGAVWNFPAGDTGRLTTKVRLEPGGAGLQIALTDRWFSAVDHSVDQLANYVLKIDGEGKTPEGKRLLTPGKVHELAITWQGVDKKGSATLSLDGRKTTIKIPCQHATPNGISYVHFYNPATTTDTNGASVMSTHAKVK, from the coding sequence ATGAAACGACATCTCATCGTCTCCGCTCTTTTAACGCCTCTCTCATTTGCAGCTGAAGCTCCTTATATTGTCGCCACTCCTCCCGCCGATGCCGGCCGTGGACTGATCCGTGTTTCGGACAAGGAAATACGGCACTATCCAGGAAAAGGAGGAAAACAAATGCTTCAATCGCTGGACAACGGCGAAACATGGAAACTCGTTCCTCTTCCCGCTAGCTACCCCGGAGCCACGTGCCTGAGCAAAGAGTCTCCAGCCATCGCACAAAACCCGGTGAGCAAAGAGTTCATCCGCTTCGAACCCCTTTATCGGGGAAAAAACAATGACGACGGGGTTTATATCACGGAGGGGGGCATTGACGGAAAATGGAATCTAGTTAGAGATAAGGACGGTAACAGCGTGCGGCCAGGAGGAATCCTCCGTAACCCGCTTTGGGTAAACCAGAACAAACGTATCGTCATTCCCGGCCATGGCGGAGGGTGCTACACATGGTATTCTGACGACCAGGGGCTCAGCTGGCAGCGCTCCAATAAAATCCAATCGCCACCACACCAACTGGGAGGCATCCACAAAGGAACGCGCTGGAACCACGGTATGGTCGAAGCCACTCTGGTGGAGTTAAAAAATAAAAAGCTCTGGATGGTTGCACGAACAGCCCAGGACCAGCACTATCAAAGTTTTTCCTCCGACTTCGGTAAGACCTGGAGCAAAGCCGAACCCTCACGCTTCTGGGGAACCATCACCATGCCCACGTTCCATCGACTCGACGATGGTCGTATCCTTTTCCTCTGGTCCAATACCACTGCCCTGCCTGAAATTGAAACCGCAACAGGTCGTGGGGAAGACGCGTTCACTAACCGCGACACCATCCACGCCGCCATCTCAGAAGATGAGGGGAAAACTTGGATTGGTTTCCGCGAACTGATCCTCGACGAACATCGAAACCGTGGTGATTACGGAACCTTCAATGGCTCTCAAGACCGGGGTAAACATCAAGCCGAAGTGGTCCAGCTTGATCAAAACCGCGTGCTCTATTCCTGCGGGCAACACGCCATGCACCGCCGGTTGATGATCATGGATGTCCGCTGGCTCTACGAAAAAGAACGTAGCTCGGATCTCGCCAAGGATGGTACCAAGGACTGGACCACCCACCAATTCATCGCCAAATACGTCGGTCACTGTGCTTACAACCGGACTCACGGTGCCCAAGTCGAAGATGGCGCATTGCGTCTCCGCCGAGTTGAGGCAAGCAACCTGACCAACCCCAATCAAGGAGCTGTCTGGAACTTTCCAGCCGGTGACACAGGACGCCTCACCACCAAGGTCCGACTCGAACCCGGCGGTGCCGGACTCCAAATTGCGCTTACTGACCGCTGGTTCAGCGCTGTCGACCACTCCGTTGATCAACTTGCCAACTACGTGCTCAAAATCGATGGCGAAGGAAAAACGCCAGAAGGTAAGCGCCTGCTGACACCTGGAAAAGTCCACGAACTGGCAATCACCTGGCAGGGAGTCGATAAAAAAGGCAGCGCTACACTGTCGCTCGACGGCCGCAAAACCACCATCAAAATTCCCTGCCAGCACGCCACCCCGAACGGTATCAGCTACGTCCACTTCTATAATCCGGCTACCACCACCGATACCAACGGAGCCTCTGTTATGAGCACTCACGCAAAGGTAAAATAA
- a CDS encoding sialidase family protein, whose product MNTHLSITLLLACSSIASADILYETSFEKSWNASDKNYKDAEDAVWVSKKGFNISKKHAKTGKQSLHLIGGESEVVLHLRDNASKAKGLSFRAERWTSSPPFEFRISAKQGDKWTKLTPLDLIVQTGRGFPSKVELKLPEGEAISALKFTSTTPKDKGILIDDLKLLSKAPEYPSMAPPPYVKPTEPLKLIEHNDVFVSGQDNTKIYRIPAIITAKNGDLLAVIDARRNNAADLIHQRSIDITYKRSTDNGKSWGAMKTIADLPKGEGASDASLILNRDNGEIFCFYNWMGKTKEFRFYLQSSKDNGHTWSEPSDFTDQITPKNWGKLDFKFITSGRGIQTRNGNLLHNVVHLPTRAVYLYGSTDGGKTWSVNETPVTPGDESKVVELNDGTLMVNSRVGADYRWVHRSKDQGKTWESNKEYQLPDPRCNGSIIRYTSTKDGYAKDRLLFSNAGSQTGRNNLTIRISYDEGRTWSAGKVVNPGASAYSSLTILENGNIGVLYENGNARTKFASFTLEDLTDGKDKLNKVYEIR is encoded by the coding sequence ATGAACACACACTTATCCATCACTCTTCTGTTAGCATGCTCCAGCATCGCTTCAGCTGACATCCTCTACGAAACCTCCTTTGAAAAAAGCTGGAACGCCAGCGACAAAAACTACAAGGATGCGGAAGATGCCGTCTGGGTATCAAAAAAAGGATTCAACATTAGTAAGAAGCACGCAAAGACGGGAAAACAATCTCTACATCTCATAGGTGGAGAATCGGAAGTGGTGCTGCACCTGCGAGATAACGCCAGCAAGGCCAAAGGTCTGAGTTTCAGAGCCGAGCGCTGGACATCCTCCCCTCCATTCGAATTCAGAATCTCCGCCAAACAAGGAGACAAGTGGACCAAACTCACCCCGCTGGATTTGATTGTCCAAACGGGACGTGGATTCCCCAGCAAGGTTGAACTGAAACTCCCTGAAGGTGAAGCAATCAGCGCGCTCAAATTCACTTCGACCACACCGAAGGACAAGGGAATCTTGATCGACGATCTCAAACTGCTGTCCAAGGCACCCGAATACCCGAGTATGGCTCCCCCACCCTATGTGAAGCCCACGGAGCCTCTGAAATTAATTGAACATAACGATGTCTTTGTATCCGGGCAGGACAATACCAAGATCTATCGAATCCCCGCTATCATCACCGCTAAAAACGGAGATCTGCTCGCTGTGATTGATGCCCGGCGCAACAACGCCGCTGACCTGATCCACCAACGCTCGATCGACATCACCTACAAACGATCCACCGACAACGGAAAATCCTGGGGGGCGATGAAAACCATTGCCGATTTACCCAAAGGTGAGGGAGCGAGTGATGCCTCCTTGATTCTCAACCGGGACAATGGTGAGATTTTCTGTTTTTATAACTGGATGGGCAAAACCAAAGAGTTCCGCTTCTATCTGCAAAGCTCAAAAGACAACGGCCATACTTGGTCGGAACCTAGCGATTTCACCGACCAAATCACTCCGAAAAATTGGGGTAAACTCGATTTCAAATTCATCACCTCCGGCCGTGGCATCCAGACACGAAATGGTAACCTGCTCCACAATGTCGTGCATTTACCCACGCGTGCCGTCTACCTCTATGGGAGCACGGATGGAGGCAAAACCTGGAGTGTCAACGAAACCCCCGTCACACCAGGAGACGAATCCAAGGTCGTGGAACTCAATGACGGAACCCTGATGGTCAACTCACGTGTCGGTGCCGACTACCGCTGGGTGCACCGCTCCAAAGACCAGGGAAAAACCTGGGAATCCAACAAGGAATATCAGTTACCGGACCCAAGGTGCAACGGCTCCATCATCCGCTATACAAGCACCAAGGACGGTTACGCCAAGGATCGCTTGTTGTTCAGCAATGCGGGCTCGCAAACTGGACGGAACAATCTGACCATTCGCATTTCTTATGATGAAGGGCGGACCTGGTCAGCTGGCAAGGTGGTCAACCCGGGAGCATCAGCCTACTCATCACTAACAATCCTCGAAAATGGCAATATCGGAGTTCTCTACGAAAATGGGAATGCCCGCACCAAATTTGCCAGTTTCACCCTCGAGGATTTAACCGATGGCAAGGACAAGCTGAACAAAGTCTACGAAATACGTTAG
- a CDS encoding family 20 glycosylhydrolase: MMTHNRFHFKLLTLALPIALLPCALMAKGKVAEAKPALLPLPQSVEWHDQAIQLSTVNVTLPKLRDTPIKAARLKRELQELLQENHITPSADAKQNIILKLGKVDVPRQWVGQEKEAYSLIAEQRGAVITANAVEGLYCGLQTLRQLMVRQDGKTTLAACNIHDYPAFKIRGFMHDVGRNFQSLEQLRMQIDVASRYKINTFHFHITEYHGWRLESKVFPELQRIDTFTRKPGKYYTQKEFVEFVDYCWARGITVIPEFDTPGHSDAFRKALGIKNMKDPKAKEAMVKLFDELCSLVPKEKMPYIHVGTDEASRPAERVNADYLPALHQVIHKNGRDVIGWVHGMHIKGDTKQIQQTWASSKPLPELRHIDSRSNYLNYLQALNFATRMHFQQPCRVPHGDETNLGGILCYWPDTKVDDEKQALLNSPVLSTVVAYSEAVWKGVKKDHPEYWCKIPPRNSEAFKTYADFETRLLQQRDRFMAGKPFLALRTYDVNWRLLGPVAEDEVAELEKGVIKDHYPDHAWSTSVQGAAIHLRHFFKFPSHIQNFPKGKNIVWANTFIYSPKDQTVDAWIDFNTIAASGYKRGERIPEQGNWDGNPACNLWINGKRIDPPVWQSKHQGMEHALTNEIYSARPPSKITLKKGWNPVLVKAANSYKWCFAFLPIHVHPNGDIREVEGLIFSPTKQKKQR, encoded by the coding sequence ATGATGACCCACAACCGCTTCCATTTCAAGCTGCTTACGCTTGCGCTGCCAATCGCTTTACTCCCCTGTGCCCTCATGGCCAAGGGGAAGGTGGCAGAAGCCAAACCGGCGCTACTCCCCTTACCCCAGTCTGTTGAGTGGCACGACCAGGCGATACAACTCAGCACCGTTAACGTGACTCTCCCAAAGCTCAGAGACACGCCAATCAAAGCGGCCAGGCTCAAGCGAGAGTTACAGGAACTGCTCCAAGAAAATCACATCACCCCCAGCGCTGATGCCAAACAAAACATCATCCTCAAACTAGGCAAGGTGGACGTCCCCCGCCAATGGGTAGGCCAGGAGAAGGAAGCCTACTCCCTGATTGCGGAGCAACGAGGTGCTGTCATTACGGCAAATGCGGTGGAAGGGCTCTACTGCGGACTCCAAACCCTACGTCAACTGATGGTCCGACAAGATGGTAAAACCACTCTTGCGGCATGCAACATCCACGACTACCCCGCTTTCAAAATCAGGGGGTTCATGCATGACGTTGGGCGTAACTTTCAATCGCTTGAGCAACTTCGGATGCAGATTGATGTCGCGTCCCGATATAAAATCAACACCTTCCACTTTCACATCACCGAATACCACGGCTGGAGACTTGAAAGTAAGGTCTTCCCGGAACTTCAACGGATCGACACCTTCACTCGCAAACCCGGCAAGTATTATACTCAAAAAGAATTTGTTGAGTTTGTCGATTACTGCTGGGCGCGCGGCATCACCGTGATCCCGGAGTTCGATACCCCGGGCCACAGCGACGCTTTCCGTAAGGCCCTTGGCATTAAAAACATGAAAGACCCCAAGGCTAAAGAAGCCATGGTGAAACTCTTCGATGAGCTTTGCTCACTCGTCCCCAAAGAAAAAATGCCCTACATCCACGTCGGCACCGATGAAGCATCCAGACCTGCCGAACGCGTGAACGCCGACTACTTACCCGCATTGCACCAAGTCATTCACAAAAATGGTCGTGATGTCATCGGCTGGGTGCACGGCATGCACATCAAGGGAGACACAAAACAAATCCAGCAAACCTGGGCCAGCTCAAAACCACTGCCCGAATTGCGCCATATCGACTCCCGCTCCAACTATCTCAACTACCTTCAGGCACTGAACTTTGCCACCCGTATGCACTTCCAACAACCGTGCCGAGTTCCTCATGGTGACGAAACCAACCTGGGAGGCATTCTCTGTTACTGGCCGGACACTAAAGTCGATGATGAAAAACAAGCCCTGCTCAACAGCCCGGTTCTCTCAACGGTGGTCGCCTATTCTGAAGCCGTCTGGAAAGGAGTCAAAAAAGACCACCCGGAATACTGGTGCAAAATTCCTCCACGTAACAGTGAGGCATTTAAAACGTACGCCGATTTTGAAACCCGACTTCTCCAACAGCGCGACCGCTTCATGGCGGGTAAACCTTTTCTTGCCCTGCGCACCTACGATGTCAACTGGCGCTTGCTAGGCCCTGTGGCAGAGGATGAGGTCGCAGAACTTGAAAAGGGTGTTATCAAAGACCATTACCCCGATCACGCATGGTCGACCTCCGTGCAAGGGGCTGCCATTCATCTTCGCCATTTCTTCAAGTTCCCCAGCCACATCCAAAACTTCCCCAAAGGGAAAAACATCGTTTGGGCGAACACCTTCATCTACAGTCCGAAAGATCAAACAGTCGACGCCTGGATCGATTTCAACACCATCGCGGCCTCCGGTTACAAACGGGGTGAACGTATCCCCGAGCAGGGCAATTGGGACGGTAACCCGGCCTGCAATCTGTGGATCAACGGCAAACGCATCGATCCTCCAGTTTGGCAAAGCAAGCACCAGGGGATGGAGCACGCCCTGACCAATGAAATCTACAGTGCCCGCCCACCATCCAAAATCACCTTGAAAAAAGGGTGGAACCCCGTGCTGGTGAAAGCCGCCAATTCTTATAAATGGTGTTTTGCTTTCCTACCAATTCACGTCCATCCAAATGGCGATATCCGTGAAGTGGAAGGGCTCATTTTCTCTCCCACGAAACAGAAAAAGCAGCGGTAG
- a CDS encoding sulfatase-like hydrolase/transferase, which translates to MKKLTTIAGITAVTSLLPLPLLADSSDEKSSPTQQPNIILVMSDDQGWGDVAYNGNKTVKTPHLDTMAREGVRLDRFYAAAPVCSPTRGSCLTGRHPYRYNIQWAGEKGLPAEEITLAETLREAGYATGHFGKWHIGQLSKTVKQTYFPGDKADPEHYSPPWENGYDVTFATAASVPTYNPYFHDSPELGQPGYKFIMDKPVAHGSTIGVRVRENYWTGPGQFVDENLAGEDSEILMSRALQFIQNNAKEQKPFFTSIWFHSPHTPIVAGDKMRALYPDESIERQHWFGCLSAIDVEIGRLRKLLKKLGIADNTIVWFCSDNGPSYIHNHNSSRPFRGKKATLWEGGIRVPGIVEWPARIKGQRVIDVPMSTSDFYPTLLSAAGVPTPEKQPVIDGENVLPILTGQQPKRSTPIAFQAPVMNDKNVHAKKGSLQLCLQGDQYKLISFDGGASWQLYDLLNDKEEQNDIAQKHPELVQKMAETLKQWTASCSHSAQGKDY; encoded by the coding sequence ATGAAAAAATTAACCACTATTGCTGGAATTACTGCCGTTACCAGCCTGCTTCCCCTCCCGCTGCTTGCTGACTCTTCAGACGAAAAATCTTCACCCACCCAACAACCTAACATCATTCTTGTTATGAGTGATGACCAAGGCTGGGGTGACGTTGCCTACAATGGCAACAAAACCGTAAAAACGCCCCACCTCGACACCATGGCTCGTGAAGGCGTTAGGTTGGATCGTTTCTACGCAGCGGCCCCGGTCTGCTCACCCACTCGAGGGTCCTGCCTGACCGGAAGGCACCCCTACCGCTACAACATCCAGTGGGCTGGAGAAAAAGGTCTCCCGGCAGAAGAAATCACCTTGGCCGAAACACTGCGCGAGGCGGGGTACGCCACCGGACACTTTGGCAAATGGCATATCGGCCAATTGAGCAAAACAGTCAAACAAACTTATTTTCCGGGAGACAAGGCGGATCCTGAGCACTACTCGCCACCATGGGAAAATGGTTACGACGTTACATTCGCCACAGCGGCTTCCGTCCCAACATACAACCCATACTTCCATGACAGCCCTGAGCTAGGCCAACCCGGCTACAAATTCATCATGGATAAACCGGTCGCACACGGTTCGACCATCGGCGTTCGCGTCAGGGAAAACTATTGGACAGGCCCCGGTCAATTTGTCGACGAAAACCTCGCAGGTGAAGATTCCGAGATCCTGATGAGCCGGGCTCTTCAATTCATCCAAAACAACGCCAAAGAACAAAAGCCATTTTTCACAAGTATCTGGTTCCATTCCCCCCACACACCCATTGTGGCAGGCGACAAGATGCGGGCGTTGTATCCCGATGAAAGTATCGAACGCCAACATTGGTTCGGCTGTCTATCAGCGATTGATGTGGAAATAGGACGACTTCGCAAATTGCTCAAAAAACTCGGTATTGCAGACAATACCATCGTCTGGTTCTGCAGTGACAACGGTCCTTCCTACATCCACAACCATAACTCATCCAGACCGTTCCGCGGAAAAAAGGCAACCCTCTGGGAAGGTGGAATCCGCGTCCCTGGGATCGTGGAGTGGCCTGCTCGAATCAAAGGGCAACGAGTAATTGATGTCCCTATGAGCACCAGTGATTTCTACCCTACCTTGCTTTCAGCAGCCGGCGTCCCCACCCCCGAAAAACAACCTGTCATCGACGGTGAAAATGTCCTGCCCATTCTCACAGGCCAACAACCAAAGCGTTCAACGCCTATCGCATTTCAAGCTCCGGTGATGAATGACAAAAACGTGCATGCTAAAAAGGGATCGCTGCAATTATGTCTACAAGGAGATCAATACAAACTAATCAGCTTCGATGGCGGAGCATCATGGCAACTCTACGATCTACTCAACGACAAAGAGGAACAAAACGACATCGCACAAAAACACCCCGAACTCGTCCAAAAAATGGCGGAAACACTCAAACAATGGACCGCTTCCTGCTCACATTCAGCCCAAGGTAAAGATTACTAG
- a CDS encoding sialidase family protein, giving the protein MKLKSTLTSVLLLSFLLGSANAAKQEILHKTSFEKLKRGNLSTQRDGKTQWKSLGKSEVTSKFAKTGKQSLHIFGGTNNTVELTLDNELQQIRGLSFKAERWTSKSPFEFRILAQVNGNWKEVSKLDDLIMVGRGFTSDIVVKLPHEIIGGLRLVCTAPDNAGVLIDDLKLLKGEPENVSKAPEVCKDPIHKLLEKKDIFISGTENTHTFRIPALITAANGDLIACVDARRKGAGDLIWVKDIDIVVKRSSDNGKTWGPMETVIDYGDESVGKPASDPSFILDKTTGEIFCFYNFMDQINSPKEFRLHVQSSKDHGKTWSKPRDITDDIAKPEWKMDFKFITSGRGIQRNNGDLMHTLVNLKRGLHLFGSKDHGKTWGFIDTPIKPANESKVIELVDESLMINSRLNGKGFRGVHRSSDNGKTWDFEIDRGQVDPGCNGSILRYTSIKDGYKKNRLLLCHANSNRGRKNLTVKISYDEGKTWSKGKVIDAGPSAYSSLSICKDGSISVLYEPGYKAIRFARFTLEDLTDGQDKLSKPYRVK; this is encoded by the coding sequence ATGAAACTGAAAAGCACACTGACCTCCGTCCTTCTCCTCTCCTTCTTGCTGGGCTCCGCAAACGCAGCCAAACAAGAAATACTGCACAAAACATCCTTCGAAAAACTCAAGCGCGGCAATCTCAGCACGCAGAGAGATGGCAAAACGCAATGGAAGTCACTTGGCAAAAGCGAAGTCACCTCGAAATTTGCCAAGACCGGCAAACAAAGCCTGCACATTTTTGGAGGAACAAACAACACCGTCGAACTGACCCTCGACAACGAGCTCCAACAAATCAGAGGACTCAGTTTCAAGGCCGAGCGCTGGACCAGTAAGAGCCCGTTCGAGTTCCGTATCCTCGCTCAGGTGAATGGCAATTGGAAAGAGGTATCCAAACTCGATGACCTCATCATGGTGGGCCGTGGTTTCACCTCCGATATCGTCGTCAAGCTCCCGCATGAAATCATCGGAGGGCTTCGCTTGGTCTGCACCGCCCCGGACAATGCCGGAGTCCTCATCGATGACCTCAAGCTCCTCAAGGGAGAACCCGAAAATGTCTCCAAAGCGCCGGAAGTCTGTAAGGACCCCATTCATAAACTGCTGGAGAAAAAAGATATCTTTATTTCCGGAACGGAAAACACCCACACCTTCCGTATCCCCGCGCTGATCACGGCAGCCAACGGCGATCTCATTGCCTGTGTCGACGCCCGACGCAAAGGTGCAGGCGATCTGATCTGGGTGAAGGACATCGATATTGTCGTCAAACGAAGCTCGGATAATGGTAAAACCTGGGGTCCCATGGAAACCGTCATTGACTACGGCGACGAAAGCGTTGGCAAACCCGCATCCGACCCCTCATTCATTTTGGATAAAACAACCGGCGAGATCTTCTGTTTCTACAATTTCATGGATCAAATCAATAGTCCAAAGGAGTTTCGCCTCCACGTCCAGAGCTCCAAGGACCACGGCAAAACCTGGAGCAAACCACGCGACATCACCGACGACATTGCCAAACCGGAATGGAAAATGGATTTTAAATTCATCACCTCCGGTCGTGGCATCCAGCGCAACAACGGTGATCTGATGCACACTCTGGTCAATCTCAAGCGCGGCCTGCACCTTTTCGGCAGCAAGGACCACGGCAAGACCTGGGGCTTTATCGACACCCCGATCAAACCGGCCAATGAGTCCAAAGTCATCGAATTGGTTGATGAAAGCCTGATGATCAACTCCAGACTCAACGGTAAGGGGTTCCGAGGAGTGCACCGCTCCAGTGACAACGGCAAAACCTGGGATTTTGAAATCGACCGCGGCCAGGTCGACCCCGGATGCAACGGTAGTATCCTGCGATATACCTCAATCAAAGACGGCTATAAGAAAAACCGACTGCTGCTTTGCCACGCCAACTCCAACCGTGGACGTAAAAACCTGACCGTCAAAATCAGCTACGACGAAGGAAAAACCTGGAGCAAGGGCAAGGTGATTGATGCAGGGCCATCCGCATACTCAAGCCTGAGCATCTGCAAAGACGGCAGCATCTCCGTGCTCTACGAACCCGGATACAAGGCCATCCGCTTTGCACGTTTTACTCTGGAAGACCTCACTGACGGCCAAGACAAACTCAGTAAGCCATACAGAGTCAAATGA